One window of the Hippocampus zosterae strain Florida chromosome 8, ASM2543408v3, whole genome shotgun sequence genome contains the following:
- the LOC127605486 gene encoding cyclic nucleotide-gated channel cone photoreceptor subunit alpha-like isoform X4 translates to METAVLRTMSSSHNSERALSSKSNRTPFTGPGAMARINPEVPARRDSFLERFRGPELKEMSGCKSDRQSLDHNGTTRRKNLGSKWPLATYNMNNCNNTDDKKEDKKEEIKKDPKDEKNNDKKEKKDEKKDEKKDDKKDDKKDDKKKEEPPKEIWIMNPAADVYYRWLTVIAAPVFYNLIMIVTRACFNELQDRFTKLWIFLDYTSDFIYYTDTFVRSRTGYLEQGLLVKDATKLRAKYRTTSQFKYDIISMIPTDLLFLKYGYNNPEFRFNRLCKISRLFEFFERTETRTSFPNMFRISNLVLYILVIIHWNACMFFAISKTIGFGSDTWVYPNISHPEHGRLARKYIYSLYWSTLTLTTIGETPAPVRDVEYLFVIADFLTGVLIFASIVGNVGAMISNMNASRAEFQAKIDSIKQYMQFRKVTKDLEARVIKWFDYLWTEKKTCDEKEVLKNLPDKLKAEIAINVHLDTLKKVRIFQDCEAGLLIELVLKLEPQVFSPGDYICKKGDIGREMYIIKEGKLAVVADDGVTQFVVLSDGAYFGEISILGIKGSKAGNRRTANIRSVGYSDLFALSKDDLMEALTEYPDAKKALEEKGKAILMKDNLIDEAVANAGADPKDLEEKLTRLQDNLDVMQTKFAKLMAEFTSSQMRMKQRVSQMEAQVKAVKPEDLSEVVADKDKKVQ, encoded by the exons ATGGAGACAGCAG TTCTGCGGACGATGTCTTCCAGTCACAATTCCGAGAGGGCGCTGTCTTCAAAGTCCAACAGAACGCCGTTCACTGGTCCAGGAGCAATGGCCAG GATAAACCCTGAAGTACCAGCGAGGCGCGACTCTTTCCTGGAGCGCTTCAGAGGCCCCGAGCTCAAAGAAATGTCGGGCTGCAAGAGCGACAGACAGTCCTTGGACCACAACGGCACAACACGCAGGAAGAA TCTTGGCAGTAAGTGGCCGCTAGCTACTTACAACATGAATAACTGCAACAACACAGATGA caaaaaggaagacaaaaaagagGAGATTAAAAAAGACCCaaaggatgaaaaaaacaatgacaaaaaggagaagaaagatGAGAAAAAGGATGAAAAGAAGGATGACAAAAAAGATGATAAGAAAGATGACAAAAAGAAAGAGGAGCCCCC GAAGGAGATCTGGATCATGAACCCAGCTGCAGACGTATACTACAGGTGGCTGACGGTCATCGCTGCCCCGGTGTTTTACAACCTGATCATGATTGTGACCAG GGCCTGTTTCAATGAACTCCAGGACCGCTTCACAAAACTTTGGATCTTCTTGGACTACACCTCAGACTTCATCTACTACACAGACACGTTTGTCAGGTCAAGGACAG GCTACCTGGAACAAGGCCTGCTGGTGAAGGACGCCACAAAGCTGAGAGCTAAATACAGGACCACATCACAGTTCAAGTACGACATTATTTCCATGATCCCCACCGATCTGCTCTTCTTGAAATATGGATACAATAACCCAGAGTTCCGCTTCAACCGCCTCTGCAAGATCTCCAGGCTGTTCGAGTTCTTCGAAAGGACTGAGACCAGGACCAGCTTCCCCAACATGTTTCGCATTAGCAATCTCGTACTCTACATCCTGGTCATCATCCACTGGAACGCCTGTATGTTTTTTGCTATCTCCAAGACCATTGGTTTCGGTTCGGACACTTGGGTGTACCCCAACATCAGCCACCCGGAGCATGGCCGCCTGGCCAGAAAATACATCTATTCCCTCTACTGGTCCACACTGACCCTCACCACCATCGGCGAGACTCCTGCGCCGGTGAGAGACGTGGAGTACCTCTTTGTCATCGCCGATTTCCTCACCGGTGTGCTGATCTTCGCCAGTATCGTCGGAAACGTTGGCGCCATGATCTCCAACATGAACGCCTCCCGCGCCGAGTTTCAGGCCAAGATTGACTCCATCAAACAGTACATGCAGTTCCGCAAGGTCACCAAAGACCTCGAGGCCAGGGTGATCAAGTGGTTCGACTACCTGTGGACGGAGAAAAAGACTTGCGATGAGAAAGAGGTTCTGAAGAACCTGCCGGACAAACTCAAGGCTGAAATCGCCATCAACGTCCACCTGGACACACTGAAGAAAGTGCGCATCTTCCAGGACTGCGAGGCGGGACTCCTTATCGAGTTGGTGCTCAAGCTGGAGCCTCAAGTCTTCAGTCCTGGGGACTACATCTGCAAGAAGGGCGATATCGGCCGGGAGATGTACATCATCAAGGAAGGCAAGCTAGCGGTGGTGGCCGACGATGGCGTCACGCAGTTTGTGGTCCTCAGCGACGGCGCATACTTTGGGGAAATCAGCATCCTGGGCATCAAAGGCAGCAAGGCCGGGAACAGGAGAACAGCCAACATCCGAAGCGTGGGCTACTCTGATCTCTTTGCCCTCTCCAAGGATGACTTGATGGAGGCGCTCACCGAGTACCCAGACGCCAAGAAGGCCCTGGAGGAGAAGGGCAAGGCCATATTGATGAAGGACAACCTGATCGATGAAGCGGTGGCTAATGCTGGTGCAGACCCCAAGGACCTGGAGGAGAAGCTGACCAGGCTGCAGGACAACCTGGACGTCATGCAGACCAAGTTTGCTAAGCTCATGGCCGAGTTCACTTCCAGCCAGATGCGCATGAAGCAACGGGTCAGCCAAATGGAGGCTCAGGTGAAGGCCGTCAAACCCGAGGATCTGTCAGAAGTGGTGGCCGACAAGGACAAAAAGGTTCAGTGA